From the Nymphalis io chromosome 1, ilAglIoxx1.1, whole genome shotgun sequence genome, one window contains:
- the LOC126773541 gene encoding nicotinate phosphoribosyltransferase isoform X1: MSSDKKNNIREMARQNGIVQPLLTDLYQITMAYAYWKSGKVNDTAVFDLFFRTNPFQGEFTIFAGLEECLKFLENFHYSDSDIEYLKQTLPPTIENEFYDYLKDLTCKDIKLSAIEEGSVVFPRVPLLRVEGPLIIAQLLETTLLTLVNFASLMATNAARYRMVAGKHVSLLEFGLRRAQGPDGGLSASKYAYVGGFDGTSNVLAGKMFDIPVKGTHAHSFVTSFSTLDDIHSGMLRHADKETQCDFLKMVLECRKRVSEILDVSPEEASDGELAALVSYAQAFPAGFLALVDTYDVKRYNIQGLPSRHGQRTNGHSGYNSNCGSNGRSIRSLTAIRSARGYSTFERTLRSGLLNFCAVAIALNKCGYKAVGIRIDSGDLAYLSVLARETFNQVAKELDLPWFAKLTIVASNDINEETILSLHEQGHAIDCFGIGTHLVTCQRQPALGCVYKLVEINGQPRIKLSQDVGKVTIPGNKEAYRLFGADGHALIDLLQRSTEPAPEVGQKVLCRHPFQESKRAYVIPSKVEHLYKVYWNAGKICTFPKPLVEVRERVQTSLRTLRQDIKRNLNPTPYKVAVSDNLYNFIHDLWLQNAPIGELF; encoded by the exons ATGTctagtgataaaaaaaataatattagagaGATGGCTCGCCAAAATGGTATTGTTCAACCCTTATTAACTG ATTTATACCAAATAACCATGGCCTATGCCTATTGGAAGTCAGGGAAAGTTAATGACACAGCtgtttttgatttgtttttccGTACAAATCCATTCCAAGGAGAATTTACAATTTTTGCTGGACTCGAAGAGTGTCTTAAATTCTTAGAAAACTTTCATTACTCGGACAGTG aCATAGAATATTTGAAGCAAACATTACCTCCAACTATAGAAAATGAGTTTTATGACTATCTTAAGGATTTAACTTGCAAGGACATTAAATTAAGTGCTATTGAAGAAGGGTCCGTTGTTTTTCCAAG agTTCCTCTTTTGAGAGTGGAAGGCCCTCTCATAATTGCGCAATTACTGGAGACAACGTTATTGACTCTAGTTAATTTCGCAAG TCTCATGGCGACAAACGCAGCTCGGTATCGTATGGTCGCTGGCAAACATGTATCGTTGCTCGAGTTCGGCCTACGAAGAGCGCAAGGGCCAGATGGTGGTCTCTCAGCTTCTAAATATGCCTACGTCG GTGGTTTTGATGGCACGAGTAACGTGCTGGCCGGGAAGATGTTCGACATACCCGTCAAAGGCACGCACGCGCACTCGTTCGTGACGTCATTCAGTACGCTGGACGACATACACTCGGGCATGCTCAGACACGCAGATAAAGAGACTCAGTGCGATTTCCTAAAGATGGTGCTCGAGTGCCGGAAACGCGTCTCTGAGATCCTAGACGTGTCTCCCGAGGAAGCCAGCGACGGCGAACTGGCCGCCCTTGTGTCGTACGCCCAAGCCTTCCCGGCCGGGTTCTTAGCTCTCGTGGACACGTACGATGTGAAGAGGTATAATATACAAGGCTTACCGTCACGACACGGGCAGCGTACGAATGGGCATTCTGGCTACAATAGCAACTGTGGATCCAATGGTCGTAGTATTCGAAGCCTCACGGCTATCCGTAGCGCGCGTGGATATAGCACGTTCGAACGCACACTGAG GAGTGGTCTTTTGAATTTCTGCGCCGTAGCCATAGCTCTGAACAAGTGTGGGTATAAAGCGGTTGGGATTCGTATCGATAGCGGCGACCTGGCGTACTTGTCCGTACTCGCGAGGGAAACCTTCAATCAAGTAGCGAAGGAGTTGGATCTGCCCTGGTTCGCCAAACTAACAATCGTTGCGTCGAATGATATCAATGAGGAGACGATACTGAGTCTCCACGAACAGGGGCACGCAATCGACTGCTTCGGAATCGGGACGCACttag TCACCTGTCAGCGCCAGCCAGCATTGGGTTGCGTATATAAATTAGTTGAAATAAATGGCCAGCCTCGTATTAAACTCAGTCAGGACGTCGGCAAAGTCACCATTCCTGGTAATAAAGAg GCTTATAGATTGTTCGGGGCCGACGGACATGCGTTGATAGATTTACTGCAGCGCTCGACCGAGCCCGCCCCCGAAGTGGGTCAGAAAGTGTTGTGTCGACATCCGTTCCAAGAATCTAAACGGGCGTATGTCATACCCAGCAAAGTGGAGCATCTCTATAAG GTGTACTGGAATGCAGGAAAAATATGCACTTTTCCTAAACCCTTAGTAGAGGTACGAGAGCGAGTGCAAACATCTTTACGAACTCTAAGACAGGATATTAAAAGAAACTTAAATCCAACTCCATACAAG GTGGCTGTGAGTGACAACCTCTACAATTTCATACACGACCTGTGGCTACAGAATGCACCAATCGGCGAATTGTTTTAA
- the LOC126773541 gene encoding nicotinate phosphoribosyltransferase isoform X2 yields the protein MSSDKKNNIREMARQNGIVQPLLTDLYQITMAYAYWKSGKVNDTAVFDLFFRTNPFQGEFTIFAGLEECLKFLENFHYSDSDIEYLKQTLPPTIENEFYDYLKDLTCKDIKLSAIEEGSVVFPRVPLLRVEGPLIIAQLLETTLLTLVNFASLMATNAARYRMVAGKHVSLLEFGLRRAQGPDGGLSASKYAYVGGFDGTSNVLAGKMFDIPVKGTHAHSFVTSFSTLDDIHSGMLRHADKETQCDFLKMVLECRKRVSEILDVSPEEASDGELAALVSYAQAFPAGFLALVDTYDVKRSGLLNFCAVAIALNKCGYKAVGIRIDSGDLAYLSVLARETFNQVAKELDLPWFAKLTIVASNDINEETILSLHEQGHAIDCFGIGTHLVTCQRQPALGCVYKLVEINGQPRIKLSQDVGKVTIPGNKEAYRLFGADGHALIDLLQRSTEPAPEVGQKVLCRHPFQESKRAYVIPSKVEHLYKVYWNAGKICTFPKPLVEVRERVQTSLRTLRQDIKRNLNPTPYKVAVSDNLYNFIHDLWLQNAPIGELF from the exons ATGTctagtgataaaaaaaataatattagagaGATGGCTCGCCAAAATGGTATTGTTCAACCCTTATTAACTG ATTTATACCAAATAACCATGGCCTATGCCTATTGGAAGTCAGGGAAAGTTAATGACACAGCtgtttttgatttgtttttccGTACAAATCCATTCCAAGGAGAATTTACAATTTTTGCTGGACTCGAAGAGTGTCTTAAATTCTTAGAAAACTTTCATTACTCGGACAGTG aCATAGAATATTTGAAGCAAACATTACCTCCAACTATAGAAAATGAGTTTTATGACTATCTTAAGGATTTAACTTGCAAGGACATTAAATTAAGTGCTATTGAAGAAGGGTCCGTTGTTTTTCCAAG agTTCCTCTTTTGAGAGTGGAAGGCCCTCTCATAATTGCGCAATTACTGGAGACAACGTTATTGACTCTAGTTAATTTCGCAAG TCTCATGGCGACAAACGCAGCTCGGTATCGTATGGTCGCTGGCAAACATGTATCGTTGCTCGAGTTCGGCCTACGAAGAGCGCAAGGGCCAGATGGTGGTCTCTCAGCTTCTAAATATGCCTACGTCG GTGGTTTTGATGGCACGAGTAACGTGCTGGCCGGGAAGATGTTCGACATACCCGTCAAAGGCACGCACGCGCACTCGTTCGTGACGTCATTCAGTACGCTGGACGACATACACTCGGGCATGCTCAGACACGCAGATAAAGAGACTCAGTGCGATTTCCTAAAGATGGTGCTCGAGTGCCGGAAACGCGTCTCTGAGATCCTAGACGTGTCTCCCGAGGAAGCCAGCGACGGCGAACTGGCCGCCCTTGTGTCGTACGCCCAAGCCTTCCCGGCCGGGTTCTTAGCTCTCGTGGACACGTACGATGTGAAGAG GAGTGGTCTTTTGAATTTCTGCGCCGTAGCCATAGCTCTGAACAAGTGTGGGTATAAAGCGGTTGGGATTCGTATCGATAGCGGCGACCTGGCGTACTTGTCCGTACTCGCGAGGGAAACCTTCAATCAAGTAGCGAAGGAGTTGGATCTGCCCTGGTTCGCCAAACTAACAATCGTTGCGTCGAATGATATCAATGAGGAGACGATACTGAGTCTCCACGAACAGGGGCACGCAATCGACTGCTTCGGAATCGGGACGCACttag TCACCTGTCAGCGCCAGCCAGCATTGGGTTGCGTATATAAATTAGTTGAAATAAATGGCCAGCCTCGTATTAAACTCAGTCAGGACGTCGGCAAAGTCACCATTCCTGGTAATAAAGAg GCTTATAGATTGTTCGGGGCCGACGGACATGCGTTGATAGATTTACTGCAGCGCTCGACCGAGCCCGCCCCCGAAGTGGGTCAGAAAGTGTTGTGTCGACATCCGTTCCAAGAATCTAAACGGGCGTATGTCATACCCAGCAAAGTGGAGCATCTCTATAAG GTGTACTGGAATGCAGGAAAAATATGCACTTTTCCTAAACCCTTAGTAGAGGTACGAGAGCGAGTGCAAACATCTTTACGAACTCTAAGACAGGATATTAAAAGAAACTTAAATCCAACTCCATACAAG GTGGCTGTGAGTGACAACCTCTACAATTTCATACACGACCTGTGGCTACAGAATGCACCAATCGGCGAATTGTTTTAA